From Selenomonadales bacterium, one genomic window encodes:
- a CDS encoding VRR-NUC domain-containing protein, protein MNETDLMNMIRLRLTECGFTVFRVNVAKVRLPDGRFFKTGLPRGFSDLFAVKDGRAYFIEVKTGNNKPTQEQLNFIEQMKKKGCTAGVVWSVREAERLCLTDT, encoded by the coding sequence GTGAACGAAACAGATCTGATGAATATGATCAGGCTTCGACTGACAGAGTGCGGGTTTACGGTCTTTCGGGTGAACGTCGCAAAGGTCAGACTGCCTGATGGGAGATTTTTTAAAACGGGTCTGCCGAGAGGATTCTCTGATCTGTTCGCCGTGAAGGACGGACGAGCTTATTTTATCGAGGTCAAAACGGGAAATAACAAGCCGACACAAGAGCAGCTGAACTTCATCGAGCAGATGAAAAAGAAGGGCTGTACGGCAGGCGTCGTATGGTCGGTAAGGGAGGCTGAAAGATTATGCTTGACGGATACGTGA